The following coding sequences are from one Pirellulales bacterium window:
- a CDS encoding beta-galactosidase produces the protein MSKYTYQDGRYWKDGAPWFAIASDYQYYRDARDNWRDRLEKLRDGGVELITFYTPWRHHLQCTEGKYWLDFEGQTKDSRDLIGFLKLVKELDLLMIVKPGPFVHSELNVGGLPDLVCPLFNPGMPAARRHHGRPNRWTYDNSILPAPLSEEFDSLVKEFLGAVGKVITPYCSQEGPCIGLQLNDETIYCMSNDPPWHIGYEPSGMRYYQQLVTERYGDIATYNRLHGTEYPAFDFVPGPRLELADDAAPKNLSYQPAKANTVSTAEAPGPRRREDLLRYVDWAEYQWRLRRDIYVRYEKYLGISHLPYLTNYAGITPPIEENVPDLKEGAAETIPADYRPLYSEWWFAMNRIEQDADAYEYGMISWLGVASYDRDVFDRYVNTARRARGINMEENWGFGTLYDAKSRYPLVPFFQTLASVAAGATGYDIFVGVGTAYWDETLDRITKLQCPTFPSHAPIDEHGNFRPMWQTATMMNRWFAEHGSALLSCDVAADCAYLLYAPYAAVSSWVPDERYWGLEDKGIPRCGHQGFEAFSSSLQAAGYGFAMYELEAATPAQLHASKGVAIHSAFYMDDPEQQRLAEFIEAGGRLFISGDLPEVNLRWEPCTLLKEAVEAAVKRRDGKVVYDKQNMFAEGKFAERLAQAGFQPSVTYSQDMRAYVHRGERDAFVFFFNFDLSGKHQKRIEFDGLSIQLQVGSKTSGVLRITDNQLVAWMVKGKNEVENIEDEIRIRLDDKEVVATGDFSSSDK, from the coding sequence ATGAGCAAGTACACCTACCAAGACGGCCGCTACTGGAAAGATGGCGCGCCGTGGTTTGCCATCGCCAGCGACTATCAGTACTACCGCGATGCCCGCGACAACTGGCGCGACCGCCTCGAGAAGCTGCGCGACGGGGGCGTGGAACTGATCACGTTCTACACCCCCTGGCGCCATCACCTGCAGTGTACCGAGGGCAAGTACTGGCTCGATTTCGAGGGCCAGACGAAAGACAGCCGCGATCTGATCGGCTTTCTCAAGCTGGTGAAAGAGCTCGACCTGTTGATGATCGTCAAGCCGGGGCCGTTCGTTCACTCGGAGTTGAACGTGGGCGGGCTGCCCGACCTGGTCTGCCCGCTGTTCAATCCCGGCATGCCGGCGGCGCGGCGCCACCACGGGCGGCCGAATCGCTGGACCTACGACAACAGCATCCTGCCCGCGCCGCTCAGCGAAGAGTTCGACAGCCTGGTGAAAGAGTTCTTGGGTGCGGTGGGCAAGGTCATCACGCCCTACTGCTCGCAGGAAGGCCCTTGCATCGGCCTGCAGTTGAACGACGAGACCATTTATTGCATGTCGAACGATCCGCCGTGGCACATCGGCTACGAGCCCTCGGGCATGCGTTACTATCAGCAGTTGGTGACCGAGCGGTACGGCGACATCGCCACCTACAACCGCCTGCACGGCACCGAGTATCCGGCGTTCGATTTCGTGCCGGGTCCGCGTCTGGAATTGGCCGACGACGCGGCGCCGAAGAACCTCAGCTACCAGCCGGCCAAGGCGAACACCGTTTCGACCGCCGAAGCGCCAGGCCCGCGCCGCCGCGAGGATCTGCTGCGCTACGTCGACTGGGCCGAGTACCAGTGGCGGTTGCGCCGTGATATTTACGTGCGTTACGAGAAGTACCTCGGCATCTCGCACCTGCCTTATCTGACGAACTACGCCGGCATCACGCCGCCGATCGAAGAGAACGTGCCCGATTTGAAAGAGGGGGCGGCCGAAACGATCCCAGCGGACTACCGGCCCCTTTATTCCGAGTGGTGGTTCGCGATGAACCGCATCGAGCAGGACGCCGATGCCTACGAATACGGCATGATTAGCTGGCTGGGCGTGGCCTCGTACGATCGCGACGTGTTCGATCGCTACGTGAACACGGCGCGCCGCGCCCGCGGCATCAACATGGAAGAGAACTGGGGCTTCGGCACGTTGTACGACGCCAAGTCGCGTTATCCGCTCGTGCCCTTCTTCCAGACGCTCGCCTCGGTGGCCGCGGGGGCCACGGGCTACGACATCTTCGTCGGCGTGGGCACCGCCTACTGGGACGAAACGCTCGATCGCATCACCAAGCTCCAGTGCCCCACGTTCCCCTCGCATGCGCCGATCGACGAGCACGGCAACTTCCGTCCCATGTGGCAAACGGCCACGATGATGAACCGCTGGTTCGCCGAGCATGGGAGCGCGCTGCTGTCGTGCGACGTGGCGGCCGACTGTGCCTATCTGCTCTACGCTCCGTACGCGGCGGTCTCGTCGTGGGTGCCGGACGAGCGTTATTGGGGGCTCGAGGACAAAGGCATTCCCCGCTGCGGGCACCAGGGCTTCGAGGCCTTCTCGAGTTCGCTGCAAGCGGCTGGCTACGGCTTTGCCATGTACGAGTTGGAAGCGGCCACGCCGGCGCAGCTTCACGCCTCGAAGGGGGTGGCGATCCACAGCGCCTTCTACATGGATGATCCGGAGCAGCAGCGTCTGGCCGAGTTCATCGAAGCCGGCGGCCGGCTGTTCATCTCCGGCGACCTGCCCGAGGTGAACCTGCGTTGGGAGCCTTGCACGCTGCTGAAAGAGGCGGTTGAAGCCGCCGTCAAACGGCGCGACGGCAAGGTCGTCTACGATAAGCAAAACATGTTCGCCGAGGGCAAGTTCGCCGAGCGTCTCGCCCAGGCCGGCTTCCAGCCCAGCGTGACCTACAGCCAGGACATGCGGGCCTACGTCCACCGGGGAGAACGCGACGCCTTCGTCTTCTTCTTCAACTTCGATCTCTCGGGCAAGCACCAGAAGCGCATCGAGTTCGACGGCCTGAGCATTCAACTGCAGGTCGGCTCGAAGACGAGCGGCGTGCTCCGCATCACCGACAACCAGCTCGTGGCCTGGATGGTGAAGGGGAAGAACGAAGTCGAGAATATCGAGGACGAAATCCGCATCCGGCTCGACGACAAGGAAGTCGTCGCCACCGGCGATTTCAGCTCATCAGACAAGTAA
- a CDS encoding sodium/solute symporter (Members of the Solute:Sodium Symporter (SSS), TC 2.A.21 as described in tcdb.org, catalyze solute:Na+ symport. Known solutes for members of the family include sugars, amino acids, nucleosides, inositols, vitamins, urea or anions, depending on the system.): MDSPTNLLPIDYIIIATYLLGVMAIGIYFSRYIDTAGDFFLGGRALPFWAIGISVVASDIGATDMISGSGGAYRYGVSQANFDWLGSMPATVVAAFIFVPYYWRAGVFTIPEFLGRRYNNAVRMIQVAIWLVFMLMMIAIMFRASSVFLQELMGWREEWSIILMAVVVGVYTVSGGLTAVVMTDVIQLLVMFIGAAALLVLSVWEAGGWQGMTEAILAQGPETQHHFTLLLPHSADTPYPWTGIVFGLGLVLSSAYFVGNQVIVQRVLGARSEWDAKAGMVVAGLLKLCIPLLMFVPGLAARAIHPNLENPDGAVPTMIRELMPPGLTGLMFAAFFAALMSNIDSYLNSASTVYIADIHARVWKRATGHPMSDAHGLWLGRALTALLIVCAGLISPQIKEWFDTIYVAIQTMFSLFQGPTLVILLLGILWPRATGWGALAGLVSGVLLAGLLNILGDAVFPSDQPFLFVSVWTFLFSLVVTVVVSLLTRPESPEKLRGLVFGQVLRDADTQALLREQATGDRQTGAP; encoded by the coding sequence GTGGACTCCCCCACGAATCTACTGCCGATCGACTACATCATCATCGCCACCTACCTGCTGGGCGTGATGGCGATCGGTATCTATTTCAGCCGCTACATCGACACGGCCGGCGATTTTTTCCTGGGCGGCCGGGCACTCCCCTTCTGGGCCATCGGCATCTCGGTCGTGGCCAGCGATATCGGCGCCACCGACATGATCTCCGGCTCGGGGGGGGCTTACCGTTATGGCGTCTCGCAGGCGAATTTCGACTGGCTCGGCTCGATGCCGGCCACGGTCGTTGCCGCGTTCATTTTCGTGCCCTACTACTGGCGAGCCGGGGTCTTTACGATTCCCGAGTTTCTCGGCCGGCGCTACAACAACGCCGTGCGGATGATTCAGGTCGCGATCTGGCTCGTCTTCATGCTCATGATGATCGCCATCATGTTTCGTGCTTCGAGCGTCTTTCTGCAAGAGTTGATGGGCTGGCGCGAGGAATGGTCGATCATCCTCATGGCGGTTGTCGTGGGGGTCTATACCGTGTCCGGCGGTTTGACGGCGGTTGTGATGACCGACGTGATCCAACTCCTGGTCATGTTCATCGGCGCCGCGGCGCTGCTCGTGCTCAGCGTGTGGGAAGCGGGGGGCTGGCAGGGGATGACCGAAGCGATTCTCGCCCAGGGGCCGGAGACGCAGCACCATTTCACGCTGCTGCTTCCCCACTCGGCCGATACTCCCTATCCCTGGACGGGCATCGTCTTCGGCCTGGGGCTGGTTCTCTCCAGCGCCTACTTCGTGGGCAACCAGGTGATCGTGCAGCGCGTGCTCGGCGCTCGGTCGGAGTGGGACGCCAAGGCAGGCATGGTCGTGGCCGGGTTGCTCAAGCTCTGCATCCCGCTGTTGATGTTCGTGCCGGGGCTCGCGGCCCGCGCGATCCACCCCAACCTGGAGAATCCCGACGGCGCCGTGCCAACGATGATCCGCGAGCTGATGCCCCCCGGGCTCACCGGGCTGATGTTCGCCGCCTTTTTTGCCGCGCTGATGTCGAATATCGACTCCTACTTGAACTCGGCCAGCACGGTTTACATTGCAGACATCCATGCCCGCGTTTGGAAGCGAGCGACGGGGCACCCCATGTCCGACGCGCACGGCCTGTGGCTCGGCCGCGCGTTGACCGCCCTGTTGATCGTCTGCGCAGGACTCATCTCGCCGCAGATTAAAGAATGGTTCGACACGATCTACGTCGCCATTCAAACGATGTTTTCACTGTTCCAGGGGCCGACGCTGGTCATTCTGCTGCTGGGCATCCTCTGGCCGCGCGCCACCGGCTGGGGGGCGCTGGCCGGCCTGGTGTCGGGGGTGTTGCTGGCGGGGCTGTTGAACATCCTGGGCGATGCGGTCTTTCCCTCGGACCAACCCTTTCTGTTCGTCTCCGTGTGGACGTTCTTGTTCTCGCTGGTGGTCACGGTTGTCGTCAGTTTGCTGACGCGTCCGGAGTCCCCCGAGAAGCTGCGCGGCCTGGTGTTCGGACAGGTGCTGCGCGACGCCGACACGCAGGCCCTGCTGCGGGAACAGGCCACCGGCGACCGTCAGACAGGTGCCCCATGA
- a CDS encoding DNA alkylation repair protein translates to MSVKEILAQLKSLGDDARRKHNAKAGAPDNQFGVKLGDIREIAKGIKTDHALALRLWDTGNVEAQLLATLIIKPKSLTPGELDKLTRSTTCAQVADWLNAYVVAQHPEKDSLREKWMKAKDRWAARAGWNLTASRVNKGASDGLDPAALLDRLEREMPKAPPEVQWTMNNTLGAIGIHHPKLRQRAVAIGEKIGLYRDWPVSKGCIPPYVPVWVEAMVKRQG, encoded by the coding sequence ACGATGCGCGGCGTAAGCACAACGCCAAGGCCGGCGCGCCCGACAACCAGTTCGGCGTGAAGCTGGGCGACATCCGCGAGATCGCCAAGGGGATCAAGACCGATCACGCGCTCGCGCTGCGGCTTTGGGACACGGGCAATGTCGAGGCGCAGCTCCTGGCCACGCTCATCATCAAGCCCAAGTCGCTCACCCCGGGCGAGCTCGACAAGCTGACGCGATCGACCACCTGCGCGCAGGTGGCCGACTGGCTGAACGCCTACGTCGTTGCACAGCATCCCGAGAAAGACTCGCTGCGCGAGAAGTGGATGAAGGCCAAAGATCGCTGGGCCGCGCGAGCAGGTTGGAACCTCACGGCCAGCCGCGTGAACAAGGGAGCCAGCGACGGCCTCGACCCGGCGGCGCTACTCGACCGCCTCGAGCGAGAGATGCCCAAGGCGCCCCCCGAGGTGCAGTGGACGATGAACAACACGCTGGGCGCGATCGGCATCCATCACCCGAAGCTCCGCCAGCGTGCCGTCGCCATCGGCGAAAAGATCGGCCTCTACCGCGACTGGCCAGTATCGAAGGGCTGCATCCCGCCCTACGTGCCCGTCTGGGTCGAGGCGATGGTCAAGCGACAGGGTTAA